One Fuerstiella marisgermanici DNA window includes the following coding sequences:
- a CDS encoding sugar O-acetyltransferase — protein MTSERERMLAGEVYNASDPELVQAREQARDLCWDLNATRESQSEVRRRILAELFASGGDSVCVQPPFYCDYGSNIFLGEQVYFNFNCVVLDVCKVAIGDFAFFGPAVQIYTATHPLNAQQRRTHEFGQPVTIGSDVWVGGGAIILPGVTIGSKTVIGAGSVVTKDIPDGVVAVGNPCRVVREITDEPPVK, from the coding sequence ATGACGTCTGAGCGTGAACGGATGCTGGCAGGCGAGGTCTACAATGCATCAGATCCGGAGTTAGTCCAAGCACGCGAGCAAGCGCGTGATCTTTGTTGGGACCTGAATGCAACCCGTGAATCACAGTCGGAAGTTCGACGCCGTATTCTGGCCGAGCTATTCGCCAGCGGCGGCGATTCCGTCTGTGTACAGCCACCGTTCTACTGCGACTACGGCAGCAATATTTTTTTGGGTGAACAGGTTTACTTCAACTTTAACTGCGTGGTCCTTGATGTTTGCAAGGTAGCGATCGGCGACTTTGCTTTCTTCGGCCCGGCCGTGCAGATCTATACCGCCACGCATCCGTTAAATGCACAGCAACGCCGAACTCATGAATTCGGTCAGCCGGTCACGATTGGTTCCGACGTGTGGGTCGGCGGCGGAGCCATCATTCTGCCCGGCGTAACGATCGGATCGAAAACCGTCATTGGGGCCGGGAGCGTGGTGACGAAAGACATTCCGGATGGCGTCGTGGCCGTGGGCAATCCGTGTCGCGTCGTGCGCGAGATCACTGATGAGCCGCCTGTGAAGTGA
- a CDS encoding metallophosphoesterase family protein yields MRLQIGRRTFLQNGTLMLTAAASSRPSFAQAPNSTVQVGIVTDLHYADKPPAGNRHYRETLSKLDKAAEQFQRDKPDFLVELGDLIDAADTVETEQRYLKTINKKFAAICDKRHYVLGNHCVDTLTKSEFLGTVQQEKSYYSFDHGGVHFVVLDACFRSDGVPYQRKNFKWTDPNIPAAEQEWLQADLKSTKLPVIVFAHQRLDVSNNHGVRNCADIRKLLEANGNVRAVFQGHSHSNAVKDIGGIHYCTMVAMVEGSGVDNNGYSLMTYRPDGTIEIQGFHKQNDYTWKSETASAR; encoded by the coding sequence ATGAGACTTCAAATCGGGCGACGCACTTTTCTGCAAAATGGAACATTGATGCTAACGGCGGCGGCATCGTCCCGCCCGTCATTCGCGCAGGCACCGAATTCAACAGTGCAGGTCGGAATCGTCACTGACCTGCACTACGCAGACAAGCCACCGGCAGGAAACCGCCATTACCGCGAAACGCTGAGCAAGCTGGACAAAGCAGCGGAACAATTTCAACGCGACAAGCCTGACTTCCTGGTCGAGCTGGGCGACCTGATTGATGCGGCGGACACCGTTGAAACCGAACAGCGCTACCTAAAAACAATCAATAAGAAGTTCGCGGCGATCTGCGACAAACGACATTATGTGCTCGGCAATCATTGCGTCGACACGCTCACCAAAAGCGAATTTCTTGGTACGGTGCAGCAAGAGAAGTCTTACTATTCCTTCGATCATGGGGGCGTCCACTTCGTCGTGCTGGACGCCTGTTTTCGCAGCGATGGCGTACCGTATCAACGAAAGAACTTCAAATGGACAGACCCCAATATCCCGGCCGCAGAACAGGAGTGGCTGCAAGCCGACCTTAAGTCGACCAAGCTGCCTGTGATCGTGTTCGCTCATCAGAGACTTGACGTCAGCAACAATCACGGCGTGCGAAACTGTGCTGATATCCGAAAACTTCTGGAAGCGAATGGCAACGTGCGAGCCGTTTTCCAGGGTCACAGCCATTCGAACGCGGTAAAAGACATCGGCGGCATTCACTACTGCACAATGGTCGCGATGGTAGAAGGCAGCGGCGTCGACAATAACGGCTACTCACTGATGACATACCGACCTGACGGCACCATCGAAATCCAGGGATTCCACAAGCAAAACGACTACACATGGAAGTCCGAGACGGCGTCGGCGCGATGA
- a CDS encoding type VI secretion system contractile sheath domain-containing protein yields the protein MQVSTVFSQATPEANPVAIDDSTPFRILVMGDFGADKAWGKPRPIDRDNFDEVFSKLNVKVEIAGDANLPRMTVRLEEPDGFHPDRLYQQLEVFESLRARRQRLENDDTFADEAAAIRQADQSRSEGERPAVAPADVASAAVDPSDILDQAVQQTSAAQLPIAEQIAKGSVNVDQLVRQIVAPYVLDKADPRKPEFIAAVDSAISEVMRRVLHSPEFQQVEAAWQGVRMLIRRLETDASLQVSLLNVSQQDLAEDLCADDDLTRSKLYQLLVEETSVPGSEPWALVVGSYTFDNSLADTACLGRVAQVHAATRSVFVAGAEPRIVGANDLAATPHPNDWGEVDAEAQKRWNELRQHPAAAHVVLTMPRVLGRRPYGAESDPIDEFRFEEIPDGTAHNAYLWVNSAFAVATMIGQGFSTHGWACWQAWQPSFDGLPIFIYEDEDGDSVVQPCGEVELILSAGEVLSQVGITAVHSVRGDGAVLIPAVRLLSSADDAATFSWQ from the coding sequence ATGCAGGTCTCAACCGTATTTTCTCAAGCAACCCCGGAAGCAAACCCCGTTGCTATTGACGATTCGACCCCGTTTCGAATTCTTGTCATGGGGGACTTCGGTGCCGACAAGGCGTGGGGAAAGCCTCGGCCGATTGATCGTGACAACTTCGACGAAGTCTTCTCGAAGCTGAATGTTAAAGTGGAGATCGCCGGAGACGCCAACCTTCCGCGGATGACGGTGCGACTTGAAGAGCCCGATGGTTTTCATCCGGACAGGTTGTACCAGCAGCTTGAGGTTTTTGAATCGCTGCGAGCCCGTCGACAGCGGCTGGAGAATGACGACACGTTTGCGGATGAAGCGGCCGCAATTCGACAGGCTGATCAATCCCGTTCCGAAGGAGAAAGACCCGCTGTAGCGCCAGCAGATGTTGCTTCGGCTGCAGTTGATCCGAGCGACATTCTGGACCAGGCGGTGCAACAGACATCGGCCGCTCAGTTGCCGATCGCGGAGCAGATTGCCAAAGGCAGTGTCAACGTTGATCAACTGGTGCGTCAGATTGTGGCTCCTTATGTTCTGGACAAGGCCGATCCTCGCAAGCCTGAATTCATTGCAGCAGTTGATAGCGCCATTTCTGAAGTGATGCGGCGCGTGCTGCATTCGCCCGAGTTCCAGCAGGTCGAAGCGGCGTGGCAGGGAGTTCGCATGCTGATTCGGCGTCTGGAAACAGATGCTTCGTTGCAGGTCAGCTTGCTCAACGTATCTCAACAAGATCTGGCGGAAGACCTCTGCGCAGATGACGACCTCACCCGTTCAAAGCTTTATCAACTACTGGTCGAAGAGACATCGGTACCCGGATCCGAACCGTGGGCGCTGGTCGTCGGCAGCTATACCTTCGATAACAGTCTGGCGGACACCGCATGTCTGGGCCGGGTGGCTCAGGTGCATGCCGCGACTCGATCGGTCTTTGTCGCCGGAGCCGAACCCAGGATTGTTGGTGCTAACGATCTCGCTGCAACGCCGCATCCCAACGACTGGGGCGAGGTTGATGCGGAGGCTCAGAAACGCTGGAACGAACTGCGGCAACACCCCGCTGCGGCTCATGTGGTGCTGACAATGCCGCGAGTGCTGGGGCGGCGACCTTATGGCGCAGAATCAGATCCGATTGACGAATTTCGTTTCGAAGAAATCCCGGACGGGACGGCTCACAATGCCTACCTGTGGGTGAACTCAGCGTTTGCAGTGGCAACGATGATAGGGCAAGGATTCAGCACCCACGGTTGGGCGTGCTGGCAGGCCTGGCAGCCCAGCTTTGACGGCCTGCCGATCTTTATCTACGAAGACGAAGACGGCGATTCTGTTGTGCAGCCATGTGGCGAAGTGGAATTGATTCTGTCGGCAGGCGAGGTGCTTTCGCAGGTCGGTATTACGGCCGTACATTCGGTGCGCGGGGACGGCGCGGTCCTGATTCCGGCCGTGAGATTGCTTTCGTCAGCCGACGATGCAGCGACTTTTTCGTGGCAATAA
- a CDS encoding Xaa-Pro dipeptidyl-peptidase, producing MTPVYLPRAGAADEKKAAPVFKDGEAQIVPGFEDDKLWIHHDLWVETEFDSDGNGKPDRMHVSVTRQRQTDTEGLKVPAVYVSSPYFSGTASGTRNFFWDPRQEHNQPPPKHSDPPSVKFQHRRVVISKSHWKDWLPRGFAVVHSASPGTGLSQGCPTIGGDNESLAPKAVVEWLNGRAAGFTTPTGNRKVEAFWCTGNVGMTGTSYNGTIPLACATTGVDGLKAIIPIAPNTSYYHYYRSNGLVRHPGGYMGEDIDVLYNYVNSGDPDRREFCNCNVRDKEMAEGFARDTGDYNDFWAGRDYLNDLKPMKAALLMAHGFNDWNVMPEHSVRIYKAAQAAGLPVQCYFHQAGHGGQPPMKMMNRWFTRYLYNVENGVENDPKAWIVRENEDRQKPTSYADYPNPGAKLVTLKPGKGGSQKGTLALTESDGQGTEKIVDNFSFSGSTLAKADWTQHRLLYVTDPLPQPVHISGFAKFRTRLACNKPAANFSVWLVSLPWNEGSKAKIYDNIITRGWADPQNYKSLTDGEPLEPGKFYDLEFELQPDDHIVPAGQQIGLMIFSSDREFTLWPKPGTELTIDLDATSLRLPVVGGEAPFSAATKP from the coding sequence CTGACTCCCGTTTATCTGCCGCGTGCGGGAGCGGCTGATGAGAAAAAAGCCGCGCCGGTCTTCAAAGACGGCGAAGCTCAAATCGTGCCTGGCTTTGAAGATGACAAGCTGTGGATTCACCACGATCTGTGGGTGGAAACGGAATTCGATTCTGATGGCAACGGCAAACCCGATCGCATGCACGTTAGCGTCACTCGACAACGCCAAACGGATACTGAAGGCCTGAAGGTTCCGGCTGTCTATGTGTCGAGTCCCTATTTCTCCGGGACGGCGTCCGGCACTCGCAACTTTTTCTGGGATCCTCGTCAGGAACACAACCAGCCGCCACCCAAACACAGTGATCCGCCGAGCGTTAAGTTTCAGCATCGCCGAGTCGTGATTTCGAAGTCGCACTGGAAAGACTGGCTGCCGCGCGGGTTTGCAGTCGTGCATTCGGCGTCTCCTGGAACGGGCCTGTCGCAGGGCTGCCCGACCATTGGCGGCGACAACGAATCTCTGGCTCCCAAAGCCGTCGTCGAGTGGCTGAACGGTCGCGCCGCTGGATTTACGACACCAACTGGAAATCGAAAAGTCGAAGCGTTTTGGTGTACGGGCAACGTGGGGATGACGGGCACTTCTTACAACGGCACAATTCCGCTGGCCTGCGCGACCACGGGCGTTGATGGATTGAAGGCAATTATTCCAATCGCTCCAAACACATCGTACTACCACTACTACCGTTCGAATGGACTTGTGCGACATCCCGGCGGTTACATGGGAGAAGACATTGATGTGCTTTACAACTACGTCAACAGCGGTGACCCCGATCGTCGCGAATTCTGCAATTGCAACGTCCGCGATAAAGAAATGGCGGAAGGATTCGCTCGCGACACAGGTGACTACAACGACTTCTGGGCGGGCCGCGATTACCTGAACGATCTGAAGCCGATGAAAGCGGCTCTGCTGATGGCTCACGGGTTCAACGACTGGAACGTGATGCCCGAACACAGCGTGCGAATCTACAAAGCGGCTCAGGCTGCTGGACTTCCGGTGCAGTGCTATTTCCACCAGGCGGGTCACGGGGGCCAACCGCCAATGAAAATGATGAACCGGTGGTTTACTCGGTACTTGTACAATGTTGAAAATGGAGTTGAAAACGATCCCAAGGCGTGGATCGTGCGGGAAAACGAGGATCGTCAGAAGCCGACGTCTTACGCTGATTACCCCAACCCCGGCGCGAAGCTTGTCACGTTGAAACCTGGTAAAGGTGGCTCACAGAAAGGGACGCTTGCTCTGACTGAATCCGACGGTCAGGGCACTGAGAAAATCGTTGACAACTTTTCATTTAGCGGTTCAACCCTGGCCAAGGCTGACTGGACTCAGCACCGCCTGCTGTACGTCACCGACCCTCTGCCACAGCCTGTTCACATTTCCGGTTTCGCCAAATTCCGTACGCGATTGGCGTGCAACAAGCCGGCAGCTAACTTCTCTGTGTGGCTGGTATCTTTGCCCTGGAACGAAGGTTCGAAAGCGAAGATCTACGATAACATTATTACGCGAGGTTGGGCTGATCCGCAGAACTACAAGTCGCTGACCGACGGTGAGCCATTAGAACCGGGGAAATTCTACGACCTCGAATTCGAACTCCAACCGGACGACCACATTGTTCCAGCCGGACAGCAAATTGGTCTGATGATTTTTTCCTCCGACCGCGAGTTTACACTTTGGCCAAAACCGGGCACGGAACTCACAATCGACCTGGATGCGACATCGCTACGGCTGCCTGTCGTCGGCGGTGAGGCGCCCTTCTCCGCGGCTACCAAACCGTAA
- a CDS encoding TIGR04282 family arsenosugar biosynthesis glycosyltransferase yields MNVLGMFARHPTPGKTKTRLAATIGDHAAVELYAAFVEDLLLRCGDLADSFVAAVTPDDANTRDWFSERLPNNAQLWFQPDSGLGGRIEWFFREAIQQPGYKAVLIGSDSPDMPDAIIESAFQELDGCDVVIAPANDGGFVLIGLKDPAAAAELFTDVVWSAPTTLLDTLRAARRHQLSVNLLQPWYDIDTVENLGTLMALQQCKGSGAAKCEATSRVLSKHLATLGQRQDTK; encoded by the coding sequence ATGAACGTCCTCGGCATGTTTGCTCGGCACCCCACGCCGGGAAAAACGAAGACTCGACTGGCCGCAACAATCGGAGATCACGCCGCCGTTGAACTGTACGCAGCCTTTGTTGAGGACCTGCTACTGCGCTGCGGCGACCTTGCAGACAGTTTCGTTGCAGCGGTCACTCCGGACGACGCAAATACCCGCGACTGGTTTTCAGAACGACTTCCAAACAACGCGCAGCTTTGGTTCCAACCGGATTCAGGACTGGGCGGACGGATCGAATGGTTCTTTCGCGAAGCGATTCAGCAGCCCGGATACAAAGCGGTGCTGATCGGTTCAGACAGCCCGGACATGCCTGATGCGATCATCGAAAGTGCGTTTCAAGAACTGGACGGCTGCGACGTAGTGATCGCTCCGGCAAATGACGGTGGCTTCGTGCTGATTGGGTTGAAGGACCCCGCCGCTGCTGCTGAATTATTCACAGACGTCGTCTGGAGTGCTCCCACAACTCTACTGGACACCCTGCGCGCCGCACGCCGACACCAACTCTCAGTCAACCTGCTGCAACCGTGGTACGACATCGACACTGTTGAGAACCTCGGCACACTAATGGCCCTGCAGCAGTGCAAAGGTTCGGGCGCCGCAAAATGCGAAGCGACGAGTCGCGTGCTGAGTAAGCATCTTGCAACGTTGGGCCAACGGCAAGATACAAAGTAA
- a CDS encoding glutaredoxin family protein translates to MPVTRRDMTASDFNKRVNAFAAATLLILATVLACLIFVDRCTTIYIRWPGFWYRSRSFHLLICISVLVAAWWAHRCAGRLPGDSEVVFRSVTVYSKPNCELCDRAIEILDQYDDALPEVRVVDISDNAELQLQHGASIPVVEMDGRVRFRGMVSVELLERMIAARQRRQSRHSAADSGSPV, encoded by the coding sequence ATGCCTGTCACCCGGAGAGACATGACTGCCAGCGACTTTAACAAGCGAGTCAACGCGTTCGCCGCCGCCACACTGCTGATCCTGGCCACGGTTTTGGCGTGCCTGATTTTTGTTGATCGCTGCACAACCATCTATATTCGATGGCCGGGGTTCTGGTATCGCTCGCGATCATTTCACCTTCTGATCTGCATCAGCGTTTTGGTTGCCGCCTGGTGGGCTCACCGATGTGCGGGCCGATTGCCCGGCGATTCTGAAGTTGTGTTCCGTTCCGTCACAGTTTACTCCAAGCCAAATTGCGAACTGTGCGACCGAGCGATCGAAATTCTTGACCAGTACGACGACGCTCTGCCTGAAGTCCGAGTGGTCGACATTTCAGACAATGCGGAGTTACAACTGCAACACGGCGCATCGATTCCCGTGGTCGAAATGGACGGGCGCGTGCGATTTCGCGGCATGGTCAGTGTTGAGTTGCTGGAGCGAATGATCGCAGCTCGCCAGCGAAGACAAAGCCGCCATTCGGCGGCAGATTCCGGAAGTCCGGTATGA
- a CDS encoding serine/threonine-protein kinase: MAVQLTPQSFHQLLARSGLLQPDSIRKLAERFPAEAANPEKFAGLLMTKRLLTKWQADKLLLGKHRGFFLGPYQLKSHLARGGMSTLYVAEHTETGEVHALKVLPPSRAAEASYLPRFLREAELAARLHHPNVMRVFDILSFTDAGQTVHFMVMELLNGRDLFNDVFQRGPLPLMDACEIIRQSANGLQYAHDAGLVHRDIKPGNLFITDEGTVKIVDLGLAAILEGQAESLTREYDERVLGTADYLAPEQAVDSHTVDGRADIYALGCAFYFALSGRPPFVDGNLAQRILAHQTKEPQDIATIRADVPPEIQQLLKSMLKKKRTERIQTCAEIADQLTGWLDAHGEIARYQQKPELVEPGDSADSEPRKLKRLAPKKSEAETPTDSIVAAETATTASSGTQSKSTAPTEQNSSVWQSEGVQYSEAFECFLERLDNESGVASVMDENFRRGQRRAMSHLQEDVASMDVVTVSSDEHSATAVDNSKAKNRTATPAGGLKFASIVLVLLAVGISVIALTVGRPWAEQSLRFMKQVWRSAVGS, from the coding sequence ATGGCAGTTCAGCTCACACCTCAAAGCTTCCACCAGCTACTCGCCCGAAGCGGCCTGCTGCAGCCGGACTCGATTCGCAAACTGGCCGAACGGTTTCCCGCTGAGGCCGCTAATCCGGAAAAATTTGCCGGGTTGCTCATGACCAAACGGCTACTCACCAAGTGGCAGGCCGACAAGCTACTGCTCGGAAAGCATCGAGGCTTCTTTCTCGGACCGTACCAGCTGAAGTCGCACCTCGCGCGGGGCGGGATGAGCACTCTGTATGTGGCCGAACACACAGAAACGGGCGAAGTTCACGCGCTGAAAGTTCTTCCGCCATCACGAGCGGCCGAAGCATCGTACTTGCCTCGGTTTCTGCGTGAAGCGGAACTGGCCGCCAGGCTGCATCATCCTAATGTGATGCGGGTGTTTGACATTTTGTCGTTCACTGATGCCGGGCAGACTGTGCACTTTATGGTGATGGAGTTGCTGAATGGGCGTGACCTGTTTAACGACGTCTTTCAGCGAGGCCCATTGCCATTGATGGATGCTTGCGAGATCATTCGTCAGTCGGCAAACGGTTTGCAATACGCTCACGACGCGGGGCTGGTGCATCGTGATATAAAGCCTGGCAACCTGTTTATTACGGACGAAGGCACAGTCAAAATTGTGGACCTCGGGCTGGCCGCGATACTGGAAGGCCAGGCCGAAAGCCTGACTCGCGAATACGACGAACGAGTCCTCGGAACGGCCGACTACCTTGCACCGGAACAGGCCGTCGACAGTCACACGGTGGATGGCCGTGCCGACATCTACGCACTGGGTTGCGCGTTTTATTTCGCTCTGTCCGGACGGCCGCCGTTTGTCGACGGCAATTTGGCTCAGCGAATTTTGGCTCATCAAACCAAAGAACCTCAGGACATTGCTACGATTCGAGCTGACGTGCCGCCGGAAATTCAGCAGTTGCTGAAGTCAATGTTGAAGAAGAAGCGGACCGAGCGAATTCAAACATGTGCGGAGATCGCGGATCAGCTAACAGGTTGGCTTGACGCACACGGCGAAATCGCCCGCTATCAGCAGAAACCAGAACTTGTTGAACCCGGCGACTCTGCCGACAGTGAACCACGCAAACTCAAACGGCTTGCCCCGAAAAAGTCGGAAGCGGAAACGCCCACGGATTCCATTGTGGCCGCAGAGACCGCTACGACAGCGTCTTCGGGAACACAATCGAAATCGACCGCGCCGACAGAGCAGAATTCCAGCGTGTGGCAATCTGAAGGAGTGCAGTATTCCGAAGCCTTCGAATGCTTCCTGGAACGCCTCGACAATGAAAGCGGCGTTGCCAGCGTTATGGACGAGAACTTCCGCCGCGGACAGCGTCGTGCTATGAGTCATTTGCAGGAAGACGTCGCGTCGATGGATGTGGTCACTGTTTCTTCAGACGAGCATTCAGCGACCGCTGTGGACAATTCGAAAGCAAAGAATCGCACCGCCACGCCAGCTGGCGGACTCAAGTTTGCCAGCATCGTCCTCGTTCTGTTGGCGGTAGGGATTTCAGTCATTGCCCTGACGGTTGGCCGGCCGTGGGCAGAGCAGTCCTTGCGATTTATGAAGCAAGTCTGGCGGTCAGCTGTGGGCTCATGA
- a CDS encoding DUF1570 domain-containing protein, producing the protein MLSKNYRNPSPQTLRISVWERGRAVAICLLIAVCTCASAVNAYAGGMVSVSDGEQTYLGKVVALNKQTCSLMDRQGQLVHLDVPSLKSFEKISARYQPLAASQLRHELRQEFSDGYEVSGTTHYLVCGPVGRSARYAELFEEIYRDVEQFYRVRGFNVVAPEVPLIAVVFQTQKEFIEYCIRDQVAPSPGLMGYYSLKTNRVALFDDARLLSGEVQLPNELLTHDGLVSASAGISSTTANTVIHETTHQVGYNIGIHSRLAETPIWLVEGLATVLEPAGMRNSSGRKLLSQRINEERVNWFTKQHRPKRSMGNLAKIVASDQFFYRYTLNGYSEAWAFTFFLLENPSRRKDLVTYLQIIGARDPMVAYPAKQRLQDFQKAFGDISRLEVEFIRYMDRM; encoded by the coding sequence ATGTTATCTAAAAACTACCGGAACCCGAGCCCGCAAACGCTGCGCATCAGCGTTTGGGAGCGTGGTCGCGCCGTTGCCATTTGCCTGCTGATCGCCGTTTGCACATGTGCGTCTGCAGTCAATGCTTACGCTGGCGGTATGGTCAGCGTCAGCGATGGTGAGCAGACCTACCTCGGCAAAGTCGTGGCGTTGAACAAGCAAACGTGCTCACTGATGGATCGGCAGGGGCAGTTGGTTCATCTGGATGTGCCCAGCCTGAAGTCGTTCGAAAAAATCTCGGCTCGGTATCAACCGCTGGCGGCCAGTCAATTACGCCACGAACTGCGGCAAGAATTCTCGGACGGTTACGAAGTTTCCGGCACGACTCATTATCTTGTCTGCGGTCCGGTCGGGCGTTCGGCTCGCTATGCGGAATTGTTCGAAGAGATCTATCGCGATGTAGAGCAATTCTATCGTGTCCGCGGGTTTAACGTCGTTGCACCAGAAGTCCCCCTGATTGCCGTCGTGTTCCAAACTCAGAAAGAGTTCATCGAGTATTGCATTCGCGATCAGGTGGCGCCTTCGCCCGGCTTGATGGGCTACTACTCATTGAAGACGAACCGAGTCGCGTTGTTCGACGATGCTCGACTGCTGTCAGGCGAAGTTCAGCTCCCAAACGAACTGCTAACGCACGACGGTTTGGTTTCGGCTTCGGCTGGGATTTCGAGTACGACTGCCAACACCGTGATTCACGAGACGACTCATCAGGTCGGCTATAATATCGGCATCCATTCGCGATTGGCGGAAACACCGATCTGGCTTGTTGAAGGCCTGGCAACGGTGCTGGAACCGGCCGGCATGCGAAATAGTTCGGGCCGCAAATTGCTGTCGCAACGCATTAACGAAGAACGTGTCAATTGGTTCACGAAACAGCATCGTCCGAAGCGGTCGATGGGCAACCTGGCAAAAATCGTTGCGTCCGATCAGTTCTTCTATCGGTACACGTTGAACGGCTACAGCGAAGCATGGGCGTTCACGTTTTTCCTGCTTGAGAACCCATCTCGCCGTAAAGATCTGGTGACGTACCTGCAGATCATCGGCGCGCGAGATCCCATGGTGGCGTATCCCGCGAAGCAACGGTTGCAGGACTTCCAGAAGGCCTTTGGTGACATCAGTCGGCTGGAAGTCGAATTCATCCGCTATATGGACCGGAT